From a single Ornithodoros turicata isolate Travis chromosome 8, ASM3712646v1, whole genome shotgun sequence genomic region:
- the LOC135366327 gene encoding uncharacterized protein LOC135366327: MYAKALLVCLFAVALAQEEYPPQPYAFNFDSTDEFGTRQFHSESSDEGNRKTGSYGYLDANGVQRTVNYVADENGFRASVDTNEPGTKAESPADVELNANPLPNPVPVAKAVVAKPVAVAARPVHPVAHVVAAQPLVHTTHVVAARPVVHAAHVVAAHPAVQAVHAPVALHSGLPVSVAHVASPTVAFQHAPVAYSLSRVSRRFASPAERTIKRRQTNLSHSRSLEGLVQVEVASFILGVIMFSKVLLVCLFAVAAAQVEGPPQPYAFNYDSTDEFGTRLFHSESGDEGNRKTGSYGYLDANGVQRTVNYVADENGFRATVDTNEPGTKAENPADVQFNANPLPNPEPAKAVAAVARPVAHVVAAQPVVHAAHVVAAQPVVHAVHAVHAPVAVHGAVPVSLGHVAAPTYAFHHAPLTYTFGRASSR, from the exons ATGTATGCCAAG GCTCTTCTAGTATGCCTCTTCGCTGTGGCTCTGGCCCAGGAGGAATAT CCCCCTCAGCCATACGCCTTCAACTTCGACAGCACCGATGAGTTCGGGACGCGACAGTTCCATTCCGAGTCCAGCGATGAAGGCAACAGGAAGACTGGCTCGTACGGCTACCTCGATGCCAACGGTGTCCAGCGTACCGTAAACTACGTCGCTGACGAAAACGGCTTCCGTGCTTCCGTCGACACCAACGAGCCAGGAACAAAGGCCGAGAGCCCAGCTGATGTTGAGCTCAACGCCAACCCACTGCCcaacccagtcccagttgccaAGGCAGTTGTTGCCAAGCCTGTTGCCGTTGCGGCCAGGCCTGTTCATCCAGTAGCCCACGTTGTTGCCGCTCAACCACTTGTTCACACCACCCATGTCGTTGCCGCCCGGCCAGTTGTCCATGCTGCCCACGTTGTTGCTGCTCATCCAGCTGTCCAGGCCGTCCACGCTCCCGTAGCCCTGCACAGCGGCTTACCGGTCTCTGTGGCTCATGTAGCTTCTCCAACCGTTGCTTTCCAACATGCCCCAGTGGCTTACTCTCTAAGCAGGGTGTCCAGAA GATTTGCATCACcagccgagcgg ACTATAAAAAGGCGCCAGACCAATCTATCTCACAGCAGATCTCTCGAAGGACTGGTCCAGGTTGAAGTGGCATCTTTTATTCTCGGCGTCATAATGTTCTCTAAG GTTCTTCTCGTTTGCCTCTTCGCTGTCGCTGCGGCTCAGGTGGAAGGT CCTCCTCAGCCATACGCTTTCAACTACGACAGCACAGACGAGTTCGGCACCCGGCTTTTCCATAGCGAGTCCGGTGATGAGGGCAACAGGAAGACTGGCTCGTACGGCTACCTCGATGCTAACGGCGTCCAACGTACCGTCAACTACGTCGCTGACGAAAACGGTTTCCGTGCCACCGTCGACACCAACGAGCCAGGAACCAAGGCCGAGAACCCAGCTGATGTCCAGTTCAACGCAAACCCACTGCCGAACCCAGAGCCAGCTAAGGCTGTCGCTGCTGTCGCCAGACCAGTAGCCCATGTAGTTGCTGCTCAACCGGTTGTTCATGCTGCCCATGTCGTCGCTGCCCAGCCAGTTGTCCACGCTGTTCACGCTGTCCACGCACCCGTGGCTGTGCACGGAGCTGTGCCAGTTTCTCTGGGTCATGTAGCTGCTCCAACATATGCATTCCATCATGCTCCACTGACTTACACCTTCGGCAGGGCTTCCAGCCGCTAG
- the LOC135366123 gene encoding cuticle protein 16.8-like, producing MRTKTLLICLIGFVAAQDDYPPQPYSFSYDNTDEYGNRLAQSETGDERNTKTGSYSFQTADGIYRKVDYIADENGFRATVNTNEPGTKAENPADVIFNASPLGSPPTQAVQSAPVQIAAPVTTAVAARPVHVVATAPAVHPVAVHAVHAVHSPTVALHAAPVAVHAVHAAAPAYTFAAQHVPTVAVAAAPHHVPVAYTLAHPGRR from the exons ATGCGTACGAAG ACACTTCTGATTTGCCTCATTGGCTTCGTTGCTGCTCAGGACGACTAC CCTCCTCAGCCATACAGCTTCAGCTATGATAACACAGACGAATATGGCAATCGCTTGGCCCAATCCGAAACCGGCGACGAGAGGAACACCAAAACTGGATCCTACAGCTTCCAAACAGCAGACGGTATTTACCGAAAAGTGGACTACATTGCCGACGAAAATGGCTTCCGTGCAACTGTCAACACAAACGAACCAGGAACAAAGGCAGAGAATCCCGCTGACGTGATCTTCAACGCTAGCCCGTTGGGAAGCCCACCGACGCAAGCAGTACAATCTGCTCCAGTTCAGATTGCAGCACCAGTTACCACAGCTGTTGCTGCACGGCCTGTCCATGTTGTAGCCACAGCTCCGGCAGTTCATCCTGTGGCGGTTCACGCCGTGCATGCTGTCCATAGCCCTACTGTAGCCCTTCATGCTGCTCCTGTAGCCGTTCATGCTGTGCACGCTGCTGCTCCGGCTTACACCTTTGCCGCTCAGCATGTCCCTACAGTAGCTGTCGCAGCAGCTCCTCACCATGTGCCTGTGGCTTATACTCTTGCGCATCCTGGTAGGCGCTAA
- the LOC135366120 gene encoding cuticle protein 10.9-like: MYAKVILVCLFAVAAAQVEDPPQPYSFNVDSTDEFGNRLIQSESGDANNAKTGTYGYQAADGTYRKVTYVADADGFRATVETNEPGTKSENPADVQVNANPQENPAPVAKPVVVAAKPVHVAHVVAAHPVVHAVHAVPVAYHHAPVAYTLGKASRR; this comes from the exons ATGTACGCAAAG GTGATCCTAGTTTGCCTCTTCGCGGTTGCTGCCGCTCAGGTTGAAGAC CCACCCCAGCCATACAGCTTCAACGTTGACAGCACAGACGAGTTTGGCAACCGTCTGATTCAGTCCGAGTCCGGAGACGCCAACAACGCCAAGACCGGAACCTATGGCTACCAGGCTGCTGACGGAACCTACCGTAAGGTGACCTACGTTGCCGACGCTGACGGTTTCCGTGCCACCGTGGAAACCAACGAGCCAGGAACCAAGTCTGAGAACCCAGCTGATGTCCAGGTCAACGCCAACCCACAGGAGAACCCAGCCCCAGTCGCTAAGCCAGTCGTTGTCGCTGCCAAGCCAGTCCACGTAGCCCACGTCGTTGCTGCTCACCCTGTTGTCCACGCTGTCCACGCAGTGCCCGTTGCTTACCACCACGCTCCCGTAGCTTACACCCTTGGCAAGGCTTCCAGGCGCTAG
- the LOC135366328 gene encoding cuticle protein 19.8-like, which produces MFAQVFVLCLAAVAHAGVAPGPAVVAAPAVHAAPVAAYGAHHLAAPVAAYGAHHFAAPAAVYGAHHFAAPAAVYGAHQFAAPAVAKVAAAPAVVAAPAVAKVAAAPALVAAPAVAKVAAVPALAKAVVAEPVYAPHPYSFGYDTVDEHGSRSFHHESSDANNFRKGSYGYTDAYGVFRVVDYVADAHGYRANVRTNEPGTAASAPAGALFDAKPLAVKTVKAVAATPVVAKAVAPVAVAAPAVAKVAAAPVAVAAPAVAKVAAAPVVHAAPAFAAPALHAAPAFAAHSAYAAPAVQVGHAAYGAPAVAHYGAAPAVHVGPAAYAAPAVAHYGAAPVGYAHGYAGHHAGVVAKAY; this is translated from the exons ATGTTCGCTCAG GTCTTCGTTTTGTGCCTGGCCGCCGTCGCCCATGCCGGCGTTGCCCCAGGCCCAGCTGTTGTCGCAGCTCCTGCTGTCCACGCTGCCCCTGTCGCCGCGTATGGCGCGCACCACCTGGCGGCTCCAGTTGCCGCATATGGCGCTCACCACTTTGCTGCTCCAGCTGCCGTGTATGGCGCTCATCACTTTGCTGCTCCAGCTGCCGTCTATGGCGCTCACCAGTTTGCTGCCCCAGCAGTCGCTAAGGTTGCTGCTGCTCCCGCTGTCGTTGCTGCTCCAGCTGTAGCCAAGGTGGCTGCTGCTCCAgccctcgttgctgcacccgcTGTGGCTAAGGTCGCCGCTGTTCCAGCTCTTGCCAAGGCTGTGGTTGCCGAGCCAGTCTAC GCACCACACCCATACAGTTTCGGCTACGACACCGTTGACGAGCACGGCTCTCGTTCCTTCCACCACGAGAGCAGTGATGCTAACAACTTCCGCAAGGGATCTTACGGTTACACCGATGCCTACGGCGTCTTCCGTGTCGTGGACTACGTCGCTGACGCCCACGGTTACCGTGCCAATGTCCGCACCAACGAACCAGGCACTGCCGCTTCTGCACCAGCTGGTGCTCTTTTCGATGCCAAGCCACTCGCTGTCAAGACAGTGAAGGCAGTTGCTGCTACCCCTGTCGTCGCTAAGGCCGTCGCTCCAGTCGCTGTCGCTGCTCCAGCTGTTGCCAAGGTTGCCGCTGCTCCAGTTGCTGTGGCTGCCCCAGCCGTTGCCAAGGTTGCCGCTGCTCCAGTCGTCCATGCTGCTCCAGCATTCGCTGCTCCCGCCCTCCACGCTGCTCCAGCTTTCGCTGCTCATTCCGCTTATGCTGCCCCAGCTGTCCAAGTCGGTCATGCAGCCTATGGCGCTCCAGCCGTTGCTCACTACGGCGCTGCCCCAGCTGTCCACGTCGGTCCTGCTGCCTACGCTGCACCAGCTGTCGCTCACTACGGTGCTGCCCCAGTCGGATACGCCCACGGATATGCTGGTCATCATGCCGGTGTTGTTGCAAAGGCTTACTAG
- the LOC135366121 gene encoding cuticle protein 16.8-like translates to MHHQAVKSSFKLHHSTLDNSMIVKVLLVCFFAIALAQEEDPPQPYHFNYDSTDELGNRLTQTETGDEANRKVGTYGFQTADGTFRKVDYVADENGFRATVDTNEPGTKAENPADVQLNANPRPNPVVAPVSAPLVARPAAAALHLVAAPQPVAVHAVHAVSPQHVPVTYTVGRASSR, encoded by the exons ATGCATCACCAAGCAGTCAAGTCCTCCTTCAAGTTGCATCATTCGACGTTGGATAACAGCATGATCGTTAAG GTGTTGCTGGTTTGCTTCTTCGCCATCGCTCTGGCTCAGGAGGAGGAC CCTCCTCAGCCGTACCACTTCAACTACGACAGCACCGATGAACTCGGCAATCGTCTAACCCAGACGGAAACCGGGGACGAGGCAAACCGAAAGGTCGGAACTTACGGCTTCCAGACGGCAGACGGAACCTTCCGCAAAGTGGACTACGTGGCAGACGAGAACGGCTTCCGTGCCACCGTCGACACTAATGAGCCAGGAACCAAGGCTGAGAACCCTGCGGACGTCCAGCTCAACGCCAACCCGCGGCCGAACCCAGTGGTGGCCCCCGTTTCTGCTCCCCTTGTAGCCAGGCCTGCAGCTGCAGCTCTGCACCTCGTGGCTGCCCCACAGCCCGTTGCCGTGCACGCGGTTCATGCTGTCTCCCCTCAACATGTTCCAGTGACTTATACTGTGGGAAGAGCGTCTAGTCGTTGA